Proteins from a genomic interval of Methanofollis formosanus:
- a CDS encoding Glu/Leu/Phe/Val family dehydrogenase, protein MTNENPFENVKKQICSCTEFLGISPNVEEFLKTPMREIHVALPVRMDDGTVRVFQGFRVQYNSALGPTKGGIRFHPQETIDTIRSLAALMTWKCALLDLPLGGGKGGIICNPKELSEGELERLSRAYIRAIYKDIGPECDVPAPDVYTTPQIMTWMMDEYSTLVGHNACGVITGKPILLGGSVGRGDATARGGWYVLKEAAKDHGIDLAQAKVAVQGYGNAGSFAASIGAELGCTIVAVSDSRGAIYSEEGLDLKKLDAHKAKTGSVKDFEGAENITNDDLLALKVDILIPAALENAINETNADKVQATIVGELANGPISPEGDAILFQRGITVIPDFLCNSGGVTVSYFEMVQNFSLDRWEESDVQARLGRKMTRAYHEVAEIAQGHSISMRQAAYTLAMKRVVDAMKLRGWV, encoded by the coding sequence ATGACCAATGAGAACCCCTTTGAAAACGTCAAGAAGCAGATCTGCTCGTGTACCGAATTCCTCGGTATCTCCCCGAACGTCGAGGAATTCCTCAAGACCCCGATGCGGGAGATTCATGTGGCCCTCCCGGTACGGATGGACGACGGCACGGTCCGTGTCTTCCAGGGTTTCCGTGTCCAGTACAACAGCGCCCTTGGCCCCACGAAGGGCGGGATCAGGTTCCACCCCCAGGAGACCATCGACACCATCCGCTCGCTTGCAGCCCTGATGACCTGGAAGTGCGCCCTCCTCGACCTCCCGCTCGGTGGCGGCAAGGGCGGTATCATCTGCAACCCCAAGGAACTCTCCGAGGGCGAACTCGAGCGGCTGAGCCGCGCCTATATCCGGGCGATCTACAAGGACATCGGCCCTGAGTGCGACGTCCCGGCCCCCGACGTCTACACCACCCCTCAGATCATGACCTGGATGATGGACGAGTACTCGACCCTCGTCGGTCACAATGCCTGCGGTGTCATCACCGGCAAGCCGATCCTGCTCGGCGGCTCGGTGGGCAGGGGCGACGCCACCGCCCGTGGCGGCTGGTATGTCCTCAAAGAGGCGGCAAAGGACCACGGGATCGACCTCGCCCAGGCGAAGGTTGCGGTCCAGGGCTACGGGAACGCCGGCTCCTTCGCGGCGTCCATCGGCGCAGAACTCGGCTGCACGATCGTTGCGGTCAGCGACAGCCGCGGTGCGATCTACAGCGAGGAAGGCCTCGACCTCAAGAAGCTCGACGCCCACAAGGCAAAGACCGGCTCGGTCAAGGACTTCGAGGGTGCTGAGAACATCACCAACGACGACCTCCTCGCCCTGAAGGTCGACATCCTCATCCCGGCGGCGCTCGAGAACGCAATTAACGAGACGAACGCCGACAAGGTCCAGGCGACCATCGTCGGAGAGCTTGCCAACGGTCCGATCTCCCCGGAGGGCGACGCGATCCTCTTCCAGCGGGGCATCACCGTTATCCCCGACTTCCTCTGCAACTCCGGCGGCGTGACGGTCTCGTACTTCGAGATGGTCCAGAACTTCTCCCTCGACCGCTGGGAAGAGAGCGACGTCCAGGCCCGTCTCGGTCGGAAGATGACCCGTGCCTACCACGAGGTCGCCGAGATCGCACAGGGACACAGCATCTCCATGCGTCAGGCCGCCTACACCCTGGCCATGAAGCGCGTCGTCGACGCCATGAAGCTGCGCGGCTGGGTCTGA
- a CDS encoding Mrp/NBP35 family ATP-binding protein — protein MAENQSQQGSECDGNCSTCPSAKKDENGQATCGLPQKVKMNVKHVVLVLSGKGGVGKTTVSVNLAFALSNHGKNVGLLDLDIHGPNVPKMVGVEGEKLMVAGNKIEPVHATGNLSVVSMEFLLPNGETPVIWRGPMKMTAIKQFLEDVNWGDLDYLVVDLPPGTGDEALSIIQLAPQIEGAVIVTTPQAVSTLDSSKAVRFIEKLDLKVLGIVENMSGLICPDCGKEIDIFGKGGGKIAAEELGVPYLGAIPIDPAMREAGDEGRPFINRHNDSPSWKAIDAVMENLVKVVEE, from the coding sequence ATGGCAGAGAATCAATCTCAACAGGGATCTGAGTGTGACGGCAACTGCAGCACCTGCCCGAGCGCCAAGAAGGACGAGAACGGGCAGGCCACCTGCGGCCTCCCGCAGAAGGTAAAGATGAACGTGAAGCATGTGGTCCTTGTCCTCTCAGGCAAGGGTGGTGTGGGCAAGACCACGGTCTCGGTCAACCTCGCCTTCGCCCTCTCGAACCACGGCAAGAACGTCGGTCTCCTCGACCTGGATATCCACGGCCCGAATGTCCCCAAGATGGTCGGTGTCGAGGGAGAGAAGCTGATGGTCGCCGGCAACAAGATCGAGCCCGTCCATGCCACCGGCAACCTTTCGGTGGTCTCGATGGAGTTCCTCCTCCCCAACGGCGAGACCCCGGTCATCTGGCGCGGTCCGATGAAGATGACGGCGATCAAGCAGTTCCTCGAGGACGTCAACTGGGGCGACCTCGACTACCTGGTCGTCGACCTTCCGCCCGGCACCGGCGACGAGGCCCTCTCCATCATCCAGCTCGCCCCGCAGATCGAGGGTGCGGTCATCGTCACCACCCCGCAGGCGGTCTCGACGCTCGACTCAAGCAAGGCGGTCCGCTTCATTGAGAAGCTCGACCTCAAGGTTCTCGGGATCGTCGAGAACATGAGCGGTCTCATCTGTCCCGACTGCGGCAAGGAGATCGACATCTTCGGCAAGGGCGGCGGCAAGATCGCGGCCGAGGAACTCGGTGTCCCGTACCTCGGTGCGATCCCCATCGACCCTGCGATGCGCGAGGCCGGCGACGAGGGCAGGCCGTTCATCAACAGGCACAACGATTCGCCGTCCTGGAAGGCGATCGACGCCGTGATGGAGAACCTCGTCAAAGTCGTCGAGGAGTAA
- a CDS encoding aldehyde ferredoxin oxidoreductase family protein, whose product MKGYADRLLAVDLTAGKCRARPYPDEWKRDYLGGRGLGVRLLTEMIDASTEPLSPENPLVIATGPLTGSGVPLGSRFDIVTRSPLTRTLTSANSGGFFGKELKRAGFDGIIVTGRAERPVYLWVNDGAAEIRDASGLWGKRVSETVRGIEAETLGPSTEVLCIGPAGERLSPISSVMNETFRSSGRGGVGAVMGAKNLKAVAARGEQKTEVADPEGLKELKASTRAKLRENPVTGIGLPTYGTAVLVNIINEHNILPTRNFQRGYDPEAGAVSGEELAETYLKNKKCCYSCMVCCGRLTEIDGVEGDGPEYETVWAFGPNIGCHDLGMVIRANNLCNELGLDTISVGGAIAAAMEMNERGHLDTGIRFGECEKILGLVESIGDRQGIGDELAEGSAAFTRRHGHPELSMSVKGQDLPAYDPRGLQGHGLAYATSVRGGDHVYAYLISPEVLGLPEALDPFTSEGKAEWTKAFQDLTAVIDSIGICLFTSFALDADEYAALVRGVTGMETNAADLMVIGERIWNLQRLFNLRAGFTRADDTLPARLLAEPLTDGAPAGRVWRREPLLSEYYRARGWDRHGVPDPEKLRELGISWAAPLPAT is encoded by the coding sequence ATGAAAGGGTATGCCGACCGTCTCCTTGCGGTCGACCTCACCGCGGGGAAGTGCAGGGCACGTCCGTATCCGGACGAGTGGAAGCGCGACTACCTCGGTGGCCGGGGCCTTGGGGTGAGGCTCCTCACCGAGATGATCGACGCATCGACCGAACCGCTCAGCCCTGAAAATCCGCTGGTCATCGCCACCGGCCCGCTGACCGGCAGCGGTGTCCCGCTGGGATCGCGCTTCGACATCGTCACCAGGTCGCCCCTGACCAGGACGCTCACCAGTGCGAATTCAGGAGGATTCTTCGGGAAAGAACTGAAGAGAGCAGGGTTCGACGGGATCATCGTCACCGGCCGGGCCGAGCGGCCGGTCTATCTCTGGGTCAACGACGGGGCCGCCGAGATCAGGGATGCCTCCGGGTTGTGGGGGAAACGGGTGAGCGAGACGGTGCGTGGGATCGAGGCCGAGACCCTCGGGCCCTCGACCGAGGTGCTCTGTATCGGGCCGGCCGGAGAGCGTCTGAGCCCCATCTCCTCGGTGATGAACGAGACCTTCAGGTCGTCGGGGCGGGGCGGCGTGGGGGCGGTGATGGGAGCGAAAAACCTCAAGGCCGTCGCCGCACGGGGCGAACAGAAGACCGAGGTCGCCGACCCCGAAGGGTTGAAAGAACTGAAGGCCTCCACCAGGGCAAAACTGCGGGAGAACCCGGTGACCGGCATCGGTCTCCCGACCTACGGGACGGCAGTCCTGGTCAACATCATCAACGAGCACAACATCCTCCCGACCAGGAACTTCCAGCGCGGCTACGACCCGGAGGCCGGGGCGGTCTCGGGAGAGGAACTCGCCGAAACCTATCTCAAGAACAAAAAGTGCTGTTACTCGTGCATGGTCTGCTGCGGGAGACTCACCGAGATCGACGGTGTCGAAGGGGACGGCCCGGAGTACGAGACCGTCTGGGCCTTCGGGCCCAACATCGGGTGCCACGACCTGGGGATGGTGATCAGGGCGAACAACCTCTGCAACGAACTGGGCCTGGACACGATTTCGGTCGGCGGGGCGATCGCGGCGGCGATGGAGATGAACGAGCGTGGGCACCTCGACACCGGGATCAGGTTCGGTGAGTGCGAGAAGATCCTCGGTCTCGTCGAATCGATCGGCGATCGGCAGGGGATCGGCGACGAACTCGCCGAGGGGAGCGCCGCCTTTACGCGGCGGCACGGTCACCCAGAACTCTCGATGAGCGTGAAAGGCCAGGACCTCCCGGCCTACGATCCCCGCGGTCTTCAGGGACACGGCCTGGCCTACGCCACCTCGGTGCGGGGCGGCGACCATGTCTATGCCTACCTCATCTCGCCCGAGGTGCTCGGCCTCCCCGAGGCCCTCGACCCCTTCACCAGCGAGGGGAAGGCGGAGTGGACGAAGGCCTTCCAGGACCTCACCGCCGTCATCGACTCGATCGGGATCTGTCTTTTCACCTCCTTCGCCCTCGACGCCGACGAATATGCGGCGCTGGTCAGGGGAGTGACCGGGATGGAGACGAACGCCGCCGACCTGATGGTGATCGGCGAGCGGATCTGGAACCTGCAGCGGCTCTTCAATCTCAGGGCCGGGTTCACGCGTGCAGACGACACCCTGCCGGCCCGTCTGCTTGCAGAACCGCTCACCGACGGTGCACCGGCCGGGAGGGTCTGGAGAAGGGAGCCCCTGCTCTCCGAATATTACCGGGCCCGCGGCTGGGACCGGCACGGGGTGCCGGACCCGGAGAAGTTGAGAGAACTCGGGATCAGCTGGGCGGCGCCGCTTCCCGCGACATGA